Below is a genomic region from Verrucomicrobiota bacterium.
GCGCTTCACCACAACCGACGCTCGCATCAAGCTCAAACGGCCATACCCAACAGTATTAACGTGACGCGACACTAGCCACAGATCCTTGATCATCATTGAAGTCCACCACGTCCCGGCCTAGAATGGTGTCGGGTAAAACTAAGGTGGCTGCCATGGATTTCCTCGACCTGATAGAGACACCTGAAAACGTGGAACTCGAGCGCCGGCTCGCCGGGATCGGCTCGCGCTTCATCGCCGGCCTTCTGGACCATCTGATTCTGCTCCTGGTTTTCATAAGTCTCGTCCTGACACTCTACCTGTCGGCGCCCGACCCGCGGCTCGAGGGCGTGGGCGTTCTGGCGTACGCGGTTCTTATCGTCCTGGCCTTCCTGCTCTTCTGGGGCTACTTCGTGTACTTCGAGTACCGGACGAACGGCCAGAGCCCCGGCAAAAAGGCGCTCAGGATTCGCGTCGTCAAGGAAGGTGGTACGCCGATGACGTTCACCGACATTGCCGTCAGGAACGTCCTGCGCGTTGTGGACTGCCTGCCGCCACCGGTCTACGGGGTTGCGGGCATTGCCATGTTCATTGCCGGCAAGTGCCAACGTCTGGGCGACCTCGCGGCCGGCACGGTTGTGGTCTCCGAACAGCTGCCTGACTACTCGGCACACTCTGACCGTCGCCTCAAGGCCAACTGGGAAGCCGGAGCGGGGGCCGCCGCACTGCGCGCAACGGGGCTGACACCCGAGGAGTACCGCGTTCTGAACAGCTACTGGATGCGCCGCACCCAGCTCACGCTCGAGGCGCGGCAGACCATCCTTCCTTCGCTCCTTGCCCCGGTTCTCCAGCGGACCGGACAGAGACTGGCCGACGGCCGATTCGAGACCCTTGAGGCCTATGTGCAGCTCCTCATGCAGCAGGCGTGGTTCGCCGAGCGACAAGGCCAGACGCCGACGGACCCAGCGTCATGACGCCCGCACGGTTTCTCGAGAGCCGGCGCGATGCTTGGACGCGGATCGAAGCGTTGGTCCGCAAAGCGGGACGCCAGGGGGTGGCGGTACTCACAGACGCCGAGATCCATGAGTTGACCCGCCTCTATCCGGCCACCGCTGTGGACGTGGCGCGTGCGCGCATGTACGGGCTCGACGCAACGACCCAGCAGCGCATCAATCGCTTGGCCATCACGGCCCACGGGCTGCTCTACCGCCGGCCGTGCAGTCGGGATCGGTTCGGGCTCCTGCGGTTTCTCGGTCGCGACTACCCTCGGCTCTTCCGCAAGCGATGGCGCTATGTCGCGCTGTCGGCCGCCATCTTCCTCATCACCGTCCTCGGCGCCTACGTGACCGTGCTGGCCAGGCCATCGGCTGCGTACGAGTTCGTCCCCCAGGGACTGGATGTCGAGGATCCAACGGAGGTCACCCCTAGCGACGTGGGCGAGCGGTACCGCAGAACGCCTCAAGCGCTCATGGCGTCGTTCATCACAACGAACAACATCCAGGTGGCACTGTTAGCGTTCGCGCTCGGGATCACCGCGGGCATCGGCACGTTCTACGTGCTGGCCGCCAACGGCATGATGCTGGGCGCGTTCGTGGCCCACTTCCAAAATCACGGCTACGGCTACGAGGTGGCCGCGTTTCTCACCCCGCACGGCGTCCTCGAGATCTTCGCTATCCTCGTTGCCGGCGCCGCCGGAATCAGGTTCGGGCTGTCGCTGGCGATGCCGGGACGGGTCACGCGCAAGGAGTCGCTCAAGATCGGCGCACAGGAGGCTGTCCGCCTCGTGCTTGGCACCATCCCGATGTTCATCGTCGCCGGAGCGATCGAGAGTTTCATCACGCCAAGCCACATTCCCGGCGGGTTCAAGATCATCATCGGTCTCGGCTCGCTGAGCACGGCGCTCCTCTACCTGCTCGTGGCCGGCCGGAACCGCGAAGGAGCGCCCATCCGCACGACGCCGGGCACGCCTCAGCGCGCACCGTCTTAGAGCCGACGCGCTGTCTTGATGCGAAGATACCTGTTGATCACGTCGTGGATAAGGGCGTGCGGGTCCACGTCGAGCACTTCAACTCCCTGGTGGCGCATGGCGCTGAGCGCCTCTTCTCGCGCGGCAAGCACATCAAGCGCAACGGCCTTCACGTACGGGTCGGGCGAGGCCGCGAGCGGCTCCTCGGCGACGGCCCGCACTTCGGGATTCGCAAGTGTTACAGCAAGAGGCAGATGGTGGCGCGCGTAGCGTCCCATATGCTCGATGATGACGGCGCTCGCCTCGCGGTCAACCACGTCGGTGAACAGGCAGATCAGACTCCGTTTGCGGTTCTTCACCCCGACGAAACGGCACGCGGCTGCATAGTCGGACTCGGTCAGTCGCGACTCGAGGTTGTAAAGGGCCTGGGCAACGCGGTCGATGCTCTTGACCCCCCGGACCGGCGGCAGGTAACTCTCGATGCGATCACTGAAAGCAAGGAGACTGAACCAATCGCCCTGGCGGAGCACGACGTAGGCAAGCATGAGCGTCGCGTTGACGAGGTAGTCGAGACGGCTCATGCCCTCGAACTCGCCGGCAGTCGCCCGACCGACGTCGAGCGCGACAAGCACGTTCTGCTGTCGCTCGGGCTCGTAGTTGCGGACGAGTAGCCGCGAGTGCTTGGCTGTCGCTTTCCAGTCAACGCGCGACATGCCGTCGCCTTGCGTGTAGTAACGCAGACTCTCAAACTCGGTTCCCTGCCCGATCTGGCGCATCCTGGCGATGCCCTGTTCTGCGGTAAGCCCTTTCTTGAGGATGAGTTCGTAACGCTTGATGTTGACGAGATTCGGGTAGACGTGCAGCTCGGTCGGCAGCAGGAGCCTGAACTGCCGATAGAAGAGACCGAACACAGGGAGGATCCGAACGTCGACGCCGGCGAGCTCAAAGCGTCCGCGCTTCTTCGCCTGGAGGCAGTACTCGAGGGTGCCGCGTTCGCCCGGACCGAACGTGCCGCGACAGACGTCCGGCACGGCGTGGATGGAGGGCGGCAGATCCTCGGCGAGGTGGATCGCGAACCGACGTCGACCTCTGTTGGCCACCTCAAACCAGATCGGCGTCGGCACCCCGAGCGAAATGCGCTCGGGCACAATGCGCGAGATGGTCACGCTGCGCCGACGCGGCAACGACAGCGCGTCAACGACGGCATAGACCCCAAGCAGCAGCACGTAGATGACGCCGAACGCGATGGCAGGCTCGGCGATCGCGCCGGCCATGAACACCGGCGCCGCCAACAGGACCATGACTATGAGTCGAGGCGAGGGCAACATCGTTCAGCGGGGCACCTCGATACCAAGCAGGAGTCCGCTCAGGCAATCGTCCGGTCTTCGCCCCTCAACTTCCACCTCCGGACGTAGCAGGATGCGGTGGCGAAGCGCGGGCAACGCCATCGCTTTCACGTCGTCGGGTGTCACGAACTCTCGGCCGGCGACAACCGCGTTCGCCTTGGCCGCCAGCAGCAGCATGACGGCTGCGCGCGGGCTGGCGCCGAGTGCGATGCTGAGCATTGACCGCGTGGCGCGCACAATGGTCGTGACGTAGCGGCGAACGGCTTCCTCAACGCGAACGGTGCGCGCCGCCGCGCGAAGCTCGGCCAACACGGACGCATCGAGCACCGGCCGCACGTCGGCGGTCATCAGGTCATCCGAATCAAAACCGCCCTCGATGCGATCGAGAATGCTTCCCTCGGCGTGCTCATCCGGGTAGCCGACAGCGATCTTGAGCATGAACCGGTCGAGTTGCGCCTCGGGCAGCGGATACGTGCCCTCGAACTCCACCGGGTTCTGCGTGGCGAACACCGTGAAACTCGGCGGCAGTTCGTGCGGCTCGCCATCCACGGTGACCTGGTTCTCCTGCATCGCCTCGAGCATGGCCGACTGGGTCTTGGCCGGTGCGCGGTTGATCTCGTCGCCAAGGACAATGTCGGCGAAAACCGGGCCGTGCCGGAACGTGAACTCGCCCGTCACCGTGTTGTAGACGTTCACGCCGACAATGTCCGATGGCATCAGGTCGGGTGTGAACTGGATGCGCCGGAACGAGGTACCCGTGACCAGCGCCAGAACACGGGCCATGAGCGTCTTGGCCGTTCCCGGCACCCCCTCGAGCAGACCGTGCCCGCCGGCGAGCAGGACAACGACCATCTGCTCGATCGCTTCGTTCTGACCGACGATCACCTTGCGGACTTCCTCGACGATCCCATGGGCCAGGTCATTTGCGCGTGCGACGTCCATCAAGAACCTCCCTTTCAACGGACACAAGCTGATCGAGAAGGGCCGATATCCGCCGGGCGCCAAGCCGCTCCTTGGCCAGCGCCTCCTCGCAGCTCCTCAGGATTTGCTCATAGTGCCGTGCGCTGTGCGGCGTGCGCTTGGCCATGGCCGCGGCCAACGCCTCAACGGATGCCGACGGCGGCAGTCCCACGACAGCGGCCGCCTTCCGTCTGAACCAATTGTGCGTGATCTCGAAGGTCAACGCGTGAGCTCCTGCCGCTCTGTACGTCGCGCCGACCGACTGAACGTACTCGATCTTCGTTCGCCGCCTCATTCGCGATGGCGGGTACCGCGTGCCGAACCGCCGTCCCCTGTAGAGAACAAACAGCGCCCCGCCCGCCAGAAGACAGAGCACGCCCCAGCCCAAGCTCGTGCGCCACAGCGCCGTCCCGAGAATGGTCCATCCGGAGACCGTCGCGCCGTAGCCAAGGTGGTACTCATCGAACGCGATGCGTTCCCCCCGCGCCTGCGCAACCGCGTATGCACCCAGGTTAGCCGCAAGGATCGCGTTGTCCTCGCTGCCCAGCAGCTTGTTGGCCAGAAACGAGCTGTCGGCCAGCACGATCACGCATCCGCGGTCCAGAGCGTGCCTCACCGCGCGAACTCCAACGAGATCGATGAGAAGCGGCGTCCCATCGCCGTCGTCCTCGAAGGGCGACCGGTCAGAGAGGCTCACCACGGAATCCGACTTGAACTGAACGCGGGAAACATCCAGAGCCAAGGGCAGAGCGGTATCGTCTTCAGGCACGGAATTCGCCCCTCCCGAGTCCACCACGTGCGATCGGTCGGACCGGATGTCTCTGTATCCCGGCGCCCGAGGGCGGCCTTGCCGTGTGTAGGCTGCATCGAGCTGAGGATGGCGGCTGTACACCAGCACACCACCCCGGCCGACCCAATAGCGTAGCGCCCGAACCTCCCCGTCCTCAAACGCATAGAGAGGATCAAGAGCGAACAGGACGTCGCAGCCGTCAAGCGTATCCGGCAGGAGCGGGCGTTGGGAGATCCTCACGTTCTGGTTCAACCGCTCGTACAGAAGGTAGCAGGCCATAACACCATCCGGGCCGGTAGACCGGGTCGTGCGAACCGCGGCATGACTCTCGCCTCGCTGGCTCAACCATCCCCAGGACACGCAGATGAGCACCCCGAGAAGCAGGATAAGCCCTAGCGTCAGCAGGATGACGTAGTCTGATCTATGGCTGCTCACCGACATAGCCCATAACCCGTTCGAACTGCTCGTTCATGCGCGCGTACGCGGCTCGGTCGCAACGCGCGTTGCCATAGACGGTGCTGTCGAATGCCGAAACGAAGCCCCGGAAGGTCGACCGCGCTTGGCTGCTGCTCGGAAACTCGCGCACGTAGTCGCCGTTCGTCTTGCTCCGGTGGAGGCGGACGACATCCCCGTCGTCGAGCCAGCGCAGCAGGGCAGCCATCATCGCACGGATCGCCTCGCGGAACCGCTCCTTGGCGGCGAGCTCGCGCATCGTGGCCGTCAGCTCCTCAAACGAGTGTTGGTTGAGCCGGTCGGAATCGGTATCGCCGAAACCGATGGAGAGCGTGCGCGATCGTCGAAGCAGCAGCGCGATGTGCCAGCCCATGTGGGCCAGGATGGCCACCAACGTCAAGCACGCCCAGATCACCAGAATCCACGCGAGAACCGATCCAACCGGACCAAGGCCGAATCCCGGAAGGCGCAGAGCCGCGAGCTTGTCGCCTAACCATCGCGCGAACCTCTCGTACAAAGAGGCCCGAGGCGCGAACCGGGGCTGCGAGAGAATGTCCTTGGCGTTGGAGCGAATCTGCTCAGCAGACGGCCGTTCGTAGCCACCCGGCCTGTCAGCCATAGGCCTCGACGGCGCAGCGGCATCCAGAACTCGGCTGCCGACCACAGACAGCAGCAAGCCCGAGACAATGACGGCAAGCAGGACGGGCGTGCCGCGCGAGCTACATCTGAACGGGTGGTATGCCATCCGCAGGCGGAACCCCCGTGCCGAAGGCCTGGGCCAGCAGTTGCAGGTCGAACCCTTCCTTTCGGATGCGCAGGTCATAGTACAAGAGGATGTATGCGCCGGCGCCGATCGGCATCACCAGCATCTGCCCGACGATTGAGAACAACTGGGTCATGACTACTGGTGTGACGAGGTTGTCGGAGGTCGGGGCGCCAACAACAAGGCCACCGATCCTCTGGAACACCGTGTTGGCGATCCACGTAATCAAGACGATGACCAGGGACAGACCGAAGCCTTTCCCAAGGTTGCCCGCCATGAGCGACTTGCTCCGGCGCATGCCGGCAACTGCGCCCTGCTTCTCTACGACGATGGTCTGCATCGTCAGGAGGAACCAGAGCCAGAAAATCACGCCCGGAACGACGCAAAACACAAGACCGACAGCACACAGGATCGCCACGAGGATACTCGCGCCAATGATTGGCAGCAGTCGCGGCAGGACAGCCGCGTAGGCTTGGCCGACGGTGACCCCTCTACCGAGGTAGGACTCGGACACGCTCTTGATCAGCGCCGCGTTGCACAAGGCTTGCGCCAGCATCGAAAGCAACGCCATGACGCCGAGGGGAAGGAACAGCGCTACGGCCGTGCCGGGGTCAAACTCGCCTCCGCGGTTCTGAGCGGACTCCGCCATATCGGCGACGGTCCTCATGATCGGGACCATCAGCGCGATCGTGGCCAAGGCGATGGGGACATAGATCACGGCGACAATGGCAAGAAACCGTGCGAAGTTGTCCCTGTAGAGCTTGAAGGTTCGATCGAGGATCTGCCCCACGGTCATGGGCTCGAAATGCTGCGGCTGCATGCGCGTTCCCTCCCTCGTGGAATAGGCTGTCACATTCCCAACTGCCAGAGTAATAAGAATACCAACACGGTTCACAGTCGTCAATGCCCGGCTGGGTGCTGTAATCAAGGGGGCAGCTGTTGCTGGCATCCACCGGATAGCTGGATTCACCACAGGGTCGCAGAGACGACAGAGAAGGGCAAGGAGCTTGTGATCTCTGCGGCGAGTCTCCGAATGCGGGGCGGGCAGCCTCAGTGCCCGTGATGACAGGAGGCGGCGGCCCGGTCGCCCTTCTTGACCCAGAGCAGCGGGTAGACGATGTCGCTCATGCAGCACGGAAGCCACACGGCCAAGAACAGGAATACGAAGACCAGCGGCAGGCGTGGCAACCAGTTCACCGCACCGACGGCGAAACCAGTCAGCCCGAAAAGTGACGCCCAGGTGCTCAGCAGCACGTGGCCCGCGTGTGGGAGCTTGGTCTTGGGCGACACAAGGCCAAGCATGATACCGAGTACAGCGGCGCCGTTGATCAGAATCCACACGGGGATCCCCGCAAGCGTGTCCGTCTCGACAAACGGCAGATGGAAGTGCATGTGTACGCCGAGCAGCCTACCGCCCCAGAAAGGCATGATCACGTCGCTGAGCGTGGCGATGCCAATTGAGCCCGTGTAGCCGATCAGCAGCGTCAGCCACAACGCCGGCCGGCCGTAGCGCTTGTACATGGCCGTCGTGACCATCGCACTCAACACCACGTGCAGCGGGTGGAGACTGTGGAAGACGTGCGCGGAGATCTTGGTCGGTGCCTTCGTCAACACGAGCACGATCATGATGACGATGCCCGTCAGAGCGCCCGCGCCCGTGAACGGAACGTGATGCCTCAGTTCGCACGACACGTGGCCAAGCAGCGTGCGCGTCTGTGCGCCATGCCCACCGGTATCACTCATCGAGTTGGCTCTCCGTTCTTCGCCCCATTCCTCTTGCCGACGCGTGACACGTGCTTGCGGACTGCCGGTGCGTTGGCGCACACCAGGATCGTCTCGTTGCAGTCGGAGCACTCGCACACCGAGTGATCCTCGGCGAAGGCGTCCCAGTGCTTCTTCTGATTGGGCGACAGAATGCCTGTGCCCATGCAGAGCGGGCACGTGCTTTCCAGAGCCGCTTGGATCGCGCTCCGGATGAACTCCGAGCGGTTGCGGACACCCTTCATCGCCTCGAGCAGCGACACGTCGGCCTTGAACGTCAGGACCTGTTCCTTGCTGCGCTTCGCCATCGCCTCACCAGTCGCGTCCTACCAGCCCTTGTTATTACTTCGTAATACTGCATGTCAACAAAAAAACGAGCCCGGAATTCGGGAGGCCGCTCACCGGGAGCGGTGTGGCTAAGGCAAGGAAATGGCGGGGAGCGCGGGCGCAGAACGCCGCCTCCCCGCCGTGGTCTCTCGAGTCGACTTGACGTTCGGCATCACCGGGCAA
It encodes:
- a CDS encoding RDD family protein; amino-acid sequence: MDFLDLIETPENVELERRLAGIGSRFIAGLLDHLILLLVFISLVLTLYLSAPDPRLEGVGVLAYAVLIVLAFLLFWGYFVYFEYRTNGQSPGKKALRIRVVKEGGTPMTFTDIAVRNVLRVVDCLPPPVYGVAGIAMFIAGKCQRLGDLAAGTVVVSEQLPDYSAHSDRRLKANWEAGAGAAALRATGLTPEEYRVLNSYWMRRTQLTLEARQTILPSLLAPVLQRTGQRLADGRFETLEAYVQLLMQQAWFAERQGQTPTDPAS
- a CDS encoding stage II sporulation protein M; this translates as MTPARFLESRRDAWTRIEALVRKAGRQGVAVLTDAEIHELTRLYPATAVDVARARMYGLDATTQQRINRLAITAHGLLYRRPCSRDRFGLLRFLGRDYPRLFRKRWRYVALSAAIFLITVLGAYVTVLARPSAAYEFVPQGLDVEDPTEVTPSDVGERYRRTPQALMASFITTNNIQVALLAFALGITAGIGTFYVLAANGMMLGAFVAHFQNHGYGYEVAAFLTPHGVLEIFAILVAGAAGIRFGLSLAMPGRVTRKESLKIGAQEAVRLVLGTIPMFIVAGAIESFITPSHIPGGFKIIIGLGSLSTALLYLLVAGRNREGAPIRTTPGTPQRAPS
- a CDS encoding DUF58 domain-containing protein, with protein sequence MLPSPRLIVMVLLAAPVFMAGAIAEPAIAFGVIYVLLLGVYAVVDALSLPRRRSVTISRIVPERISLGVPTPIWFEVANRGRRRFAIHLAEDLPPSIHAVPDVCRGTFGPGERGTLEYCLQAKKRGRFELAGVDVRILPVFGLFYRQFRLLLPTELHVYPNLVNIKRYELILKKGLTAEQGIARMRQIGQGTEFESLRYYTQGDGMSRVDWKATAKHSRLLVRNYEPERQQNVLVALDVGRATAGEFEGMSRLDYLVNATLMLAYVVLRQGDWFSLLAFSDRIESYLPPVRGVKSIDRVAQALYNLESRLTESDYAAACRFVGVKNRKRSLICLFTDVVDREASAVIIEHMGRYARHHLPLAVTLANPEVRAVAEEPLAASPDPYVKAVALDVLAAREEALSAMRHQGVEVLDVDPHALIHDVINRYLRIKTARRL
- a CDS encoding MoxR family ATPase, translating into MDVARANDLAHGIVEEVRKVIVGQNEAIEQMVVVLLAGGHGLLEGVPGTAKTLMARVLALVTGTSFRRIQFTPDLMPSDIVGVNVYNTVTGEFTFRHGPVFADIVLGDEINRAPAKTQSAMLEAMQENQVTVDGEPHELPPSFTVFATQNPVEFEGTYPLPEAQLDRFMLKIAVGYPDEHAEGSILDRIEGGFDSDDLMTADVRPVLDASVLAELRAAARTVRVEEAVRRYVTTIVRATRSMLSIALGASPRAAVMLLLAAKANAVVAGREFVTPDDVKAMALPALRHRILLRPEVEVEGRRPDDCLSGLLLGIEVPR
- a CDS encoding DUF4129 domain-containing protein, coding for MADRPGGYERPSAEQIRSNAKDILSQPRFAPRASLYERFARWLGDKLAALRLPGFGLGPVGSVLAWILVIWACLTLVAILAHMGWHIALLLRRSRTLSIGFGDTDSDRLNQHSFEELTATMRELAAKERFREAIRAMMAALLRWLDDGDVVRLHRSKTNGDYVREFPSSSQARSTFRGFVSAFDSTVYGNARCDRAAYARMNEQFERVMGYVGEQP
- a CDS encoding CopG family transcriptional regulator; this encodes MAKRSKEQVLTFKADVSLLEAMKGVRNRSEFIRSAIQAALESTCPLCMGTGILSPNQKKHWDAFAEDHSVCECSDCNETILVCANAPAVRKHVSRVGKRNGAKNGEPTR